The following are encoded together in the Juglans microcarpa x Juglans regia isolate MS1-56 chromosome 2D, Jm3101_v1.0, whole genome shotgun sequence genome:
- the LOC121249938 gene encoding scarecrow-like protein 32, whose translation MKAELKGNTSVSLQSPTLFDTRQSPLSGALNGCLGSLDGACLEKLLIHCASALETNDVTLAQQVMWVLNNVASSVGDPNQRLTSWFLRALISRASRVYPTTMNFDGSSTIPKRLMSVTELAGYVDLIPWHRFGFCASNSAILKAIQGFPRVHILDFSITHCMQWPTLIDALAKRPEGPPSLRITVPSSRPPVPPLLNISTEEVGLRLGNFAKYRDVPFEFHVFDNSPSTALGEIMCKESPSFHFESILSHLNNPSMLNLREDEALVINCQHWLRYLSDELKGSPHGASLRDTFINIVKGLNPQIIVVVDEDSDLSASSLTSRITTCFNYLWIPYDALETFLPKDSSQRIEYESDVGHKIENIISFEGFQRIERLESGIKLSQRWKNAGYLNIPFCEETVKEVRALLDEHASGWGMKKEEDMLVLTWKGHNSVFATVWVPNGLED comes from the coding sequence ATGAAGGCTGAACTCAAAGGAAACACGTCTGTTTCTCTACAGAGCCCTACTCTCTTCGACACCCGTCAGAGTCCTCTTTCAGGAGCGCTTAATGGGTGTCTCGGAAGCCTCGACGGAGCATGTTTAGAGAAGCTTTTGATTCACTGTGCGAGTGCGTTGGAGACCAACGATGTTACTTTGGCTCAGCAAGTTATGTGGGTGCTAAATAATGTCGCTTCTTCGGTTGGTGATCCTAACCAGAGGCTCACTTCTTGGTTTCTGCGAGCACTAATCTCAAGGGCCTCTAGGGTTTACCCCACCACGATGAACTTCGATGGAAGCAGTACGATTCCAAAAAGGTTGATGTCCGTGACCGAGCTTGCCGGGTACGTTGATCTAATCCCTTGGCACAGGTTTGGATTTTGTGCATCAAATAGTGCCATTTTAAAGGCAATTCAAGGGTTCCCAAGAGTTCACATCTTAGATTTTAGCATCACACATTGTATGCAGTGGCCTACTCTCATAGACGCACTAGCCAAAAGGCCAGAAGGCCCTCCATCGCTTCGAATCACAGTGCCCTCTAGCAGGCCTCCAGTCCCTCCCTTGCTTAATATATCAACCGAAGAAGTTGGCCTTCGTTTGGGAAATTTCGCAAAGTATAGGGATGTTCCATTTGAATTCCATGTCTTTGACAACTCACCTTCAACTGCACTAGGTGAAATTATGTGTAAAGAATCACCTAGCTTTCACTTCGAATCAATTTTGAGCCACTTGAATAATCCTTCCATGCTAAATCTTAGAGAAGATGAAGCTCTGGTAATAAACTGCCAGCACTGGCTGCGCTATTTGTCTGATGAGCTGAAGGGGAGTCCTCACGGTGCTTCATTGCGAGACACTTTCATTAATATAGTTAAAGGTCTTAACCCTCAAATTATAGTGGTGGTAGATGAAGATTCAGATCTGAGTGCATCAAGCCTGACATCAAGAATTACCACTTGCTTTAATTACCTGTGGATACCCTATGATGCCTTGGAGACTTTTCTGCCAAAAGATAGTAGCCAAAGGATAGAATATGAATCGGATGTTGGCcataaaattgaaaacattATCAGTTTTGAAGGGTTTCAAAGAATAGAGAGGTTAGAGTCCGGCATTAAATTGTCTCAGAGATGGAAGAACGCCGGTTATTTGAACATTCCGTTCTGCGAAGAGACTGTTAAGGAAGTCAGGGCTTTGCTTGATGAACATGCAAGTGGATGGGgcatgaagaaggaagaagatatGTTGGTTCTCACATGGAAGGGCCATAACTCAGTTTTTGCCACTGTTTGGGTCCCAAATGGTTTGGAGGATTAA
- the LOC121249337 gene encoding uncharacterized protein LOC121249337 gives MVKFFLWKAANELLPTKRNLFYRKIVENPLCPICFRDEESVIHALWKCPAANDVWANGLSGIHKWKREGVDLLTLRGKMMKVLEKAKLEEAAVILRKVWQRRNTFVFYNRLTCPRRLLSTAIETLEDFKKENGRVITEDQQAIVLVNKSKWVRPAADFVKVNWDASLDLKNRRMGMEIISRNEEGEALLGVCDSRMNV, from the coding sequence ATGGTCAAGTTTTTCCTATGGAAGGCAGCAAATGAGTTATTACCTACTAAGAGGAATTTGTTCTATAGAAAAATTGTTGAGAATCCTCTATGCCCTATCTGTTTCAGAGATGAAGAATCGGTTATACATGCACTTTGGAAATGCCCTGCAGCAAACGATGTATGGGCAAATGGCTTGAGTGGTATACACAAGTGGAAGAGGGAGGGTGTTGATCTGCTAACATTACGGGGAAAGATGATGAAAGTACTCGAGAAAGCTAAGTTAGAAGAGGCAGCTGTTATTCTTAGGAAAGTCTGGCAGAGAAGAAACACCTTCGTTTTTTATAATAGACTCACATGCCCAAGAAGACTGTTATCCACTGCCATTGAGACACTGGAGgatttcaagaaagaaaatggaagggTTATTACTGAAGATCAACAGGCTATTGTGCTTGTTAATAAGTCTAAATGGGTTCGACCTGCAGCAGATTTTGTGAAGGTTAATTGGGATGCATCCTTGGACTTGAAGAACAGAAGAATGGGGATGGAGATAATCAGTAGAAATGAAGAGGGAGAGGCACTGCTTGGGGTGTGTGATAGTAGAATGAATGTATAG